The DNA region TACCAGGCCTTATTGATTATGCTCATGAAAAAGGTGGCGCAGTAGCAACACCAAATAATGAAGATCAAATAAAATCGCGCGCTCGCATGGCCATGATGGAGCAAACCCAACGCAAGCTCGATCAAATTTATGAACAAATGAAGCCGCTTATTGATCAAATGAACGAAATCAAAAAAAGACGCCACATTTCAAATATTGTCTACGACGCTGAAATTCGCTTTAAGCCAGTCATAGGAACGACTTACTATCTCTACGAGAAAAAAAGTGAAGGGGCCATTCTCTCTATGGTTTCACCCAAGGAATGGGGTAAGAGTACTCCCTTTAAAGAATTTCTTGGGGCGGTAAAACTTCTTGCCGACCACACTTTTGAACTTGCTGAATAAATGCTAAAATGAGTTCATGAAAATTAACGAACTCTATCAATCAATAATCAATGATCTTAAAAATGGTAAGCGTCCTCTTGTAAAACTCAATGAGCAAGTACTTGATGACATTTACGAGTCCTACTCGCAGTGCTTATCACAAAGTGATCGAGAACTTCTTATGAAAGTTCTGTGTATCTTAGATAACACTCAAACAACAACACGACGCTTTGAAGAGTTCATTTTAAAAAGCTTTGAAACATTCACTGATAGCGAGGCCATCATTTTTCTACTTGGAACTTTTCAAAAGCAAGTGGCCGAAGCGAGATTCAAAGATGGCCATAGGTTAGAAATGTCTCACCTCCAGCTACTAGAGCGCCTTCTCGAGCACGATGATCCAGAAGTCGTCGAATGGACTCTCAGAATTATTGAATCCATTGGCTCTCAGGGCCTTTTTTTTAAAAAGAAGATCTTTGCCATGAAACCAAACTTCTTTGAAAGGTTTAATAAACACAGAAAGGCCATCTTTCAAATTATTGAGATGCTAGAAAAGAGATGGGGTCACTAAGTGAAAGATAAGGACTTTGAAAACCAAATGATGTACGAGCGTCTCATGCGCGCAAAGAGTGCAACAGGACAAGCTCACTTTAAACAAAGCCCCGATGAAGTTGTCCAAGTAAATATTCGACCAGATAAGAGTATCTCACCTGCTAAATTTAAGGCCGACCCTCTTGTTCCAGGTGGCTATCTTGCCCACCCAACAACCATTCGCGCTGTAAGAGTTGACATCTTTGTTGGTGGCCAAGAGGTTTTTGAAGACTTGGAATACAATATTCAGTGTGAAGGCTGTAAGCGTCAAATTGACGTTCAATTCTGGAAATTCTGCCCTTACTGCGAAGCAAAATTCCCATCACCACTCCCTCCTCCGATACAAATGTAAGAAATGTAATTCATTGTAAGAATTATATCTTTTACGGAATGTTTATCGGCCAGTAATTTATCAATTAAAATTATCCAATGGATTAGCTTGGGTTAATGCAAGGAATTTCATTTAGGGACGAATGAAAGCGGTAAGCCTTAGTCATTGGAAAAAATATACTTACACACACAGACAACAACTAACAGGAGTAGGACTCATGACCAGAGAAAACGAGTATCTGAGTGATGAACAAATCAAAAGCCTTAAGGACAAGCTTCTTGGGGACAAAGAAAGAATTCTCAACAACATCAGTGAAAAAGACACTTATCATCTCGACAAAAACGAATTGTCAGACCCTGTAGACGAAGCGAGCATCAACGTGCAAACAGCACATGAAATTCGTTTCAAAAACAGAGAAAATTTCTATTTAAAGAAAATCAACAAAACTCTTACGAAAGTTGAAAACGGTACTTATGGTCTTTGCGAAGACTGTGATGCTGAGATTGCCTATGAAAGACTCATAGCAAGACCAACTGCAGAGCTTTGTATTTCATGTAAAGAAGAGTCTGAACTTAACGAGAAGAGTAACTTCTTCTTGAAAAGATCAAAGTCCCTTGGAAAGACTCTTTCAGAAATCGGTAAAAGATAAAAAGAAAGGCCCATTTAATTGGGCCTTTTTTTATTCGTCAGATTCTTGTTTGTTTCTTTGGCGATGCCTCTTTCCACCACCACTAGATTTTCGCATCTCTTTCATTTGCGACTTATGACTCTTTCGACAGGCTTTCATCGCCGACTTGTCTTTAGCTCCTTGAATACAACTTTTTAACTCACTTAACATTTTTATATGCTTATCCAAACGAGACATGGCCTTTTCTTTTTTTTGATCAAAAGTCATTTTCTCTTCTTTTGCTGCGACACTAAAAGCAAGCGCACTCATGAGACATGAAGCAAATAATACTTTCTTAAGATGCATAACCCTCCTTAAAATACTTGAGTTGTGAGATTTTCAAGTAAGTGAAATTCCCCGACGGGATGATTAATGATAACGCGTTCAATATACTTCACTCCGTAGATACGACCTATCTCCTCAATGTCAAAACTCTCATTTACTCTTATGACTTTATAGAGAGTCTTTGTAAGGGCAATCAGCTTAAAGTCATGCTGATATTTTTTTTCTAAATGCTTAAGCACTTCTTCTCTTTTTTGCTCATCACTTGTTAGACCAAGAAGGAATTCGTTTTTCAAATAACCATCACAGGCACCAAGTTCATTCTTTTTTAAATAACCAACTTCATGACTTTCAATTCCACTTTCATCAAAATTTGTCCAAACACAAACTCTCCCTTGAGTCGATTCTAAATTCATCACGAGTCTTGCTCCAAAACTTCCACAGTGAACAAAGAATTGATTATTCCCACTTGGGCCTATGAGATGGTCTTTCGCTGAAATGTCGCCAATGAGTTGACCGAGCATGGGATTTGATAAATTTGTAGAAATTGAATTATTGAAAGATGCAATTTTAATGGAATCTTCTAGCTCTTGAACCCAGCAAGAACCGCCGGCCACACTTTTTACCTCTAGAGCGAATGCTTGAAATGTAAAAAGCGAGATAGCAATGATTAGCTTCTTCATAAGTGCCCCTTTGAAATACCCTAGTATTCCTATCGGTCACTCTTTATCCGAGCTTTACAGTCTAGTTAAAATAAAAAGGCCTTCCAGGGACGGAAGGCCAAAACACAATACGAGATATGGAATTCTGATTACTTACAAGCTGGTACAGTGAATTCTACAGAGTAAAGATATTTTTTAACATCTCTTTCTCTTCCACGCTTAACTTCATAGTAATCAACTGTAGAAGTCATTGGGTATGTTTTGTAAACAGTTTCCCATGATTTACAGTTTTCTTTTCCATAATCAACACAAACTCTCTGAGTATAATCTACAGAAGTTGTAAGATATTTTTTTACAGTTGGGATATAAACATCATTGTTTTTCTTACGAATGATTTTGTACTGTTGAACTTTAAAGTTAGTTCTTAGATCACCATCAGCGTTTAAACAAGTGTCTGTGATTTTAACGATTGAACCAGGGAAAAGAACTGTGTTCGCTGAAGTTTCAACGAATGCCATTGCTTGAGTTCCAAGTACAAGAAGTGCTACTGCCATAATTTTTTTCATCATAAATCTCCTGTTGATTTCGATTGTTGTTGTAAAAAGTGATGAGGCATTTATGCATTCAAGAAAAAGGACTTTCAAAAAAAATGAGAAATTTGCTCATTTAAAGAGACATTGTCCTAAGTGTTCACAAATTCTGTGGACAAATTTCAAATTTGTCCGTCGTTTTTAAGTGGCCCAAATGATAAAGTATTAAAATGAACGAAAAAGAGCTGATAAAAGACGTTGTTTATCGATTTTACGAAAAGGCCACGGCTGATTTCCTTATAGGGCATCACTTTAGAAAGATTCAAGAATTTCAAGGTGAAAATATCCTAAAACCACCAATGGAGGCCTTCGCTTCTCACCTTCCAATCATTGAGCGCTTTTGGAGAATGCAACTTCTAGGTGAAAAACTTCAGGAAAATGAAAGGCCTTTTAATCTTATAAAGAAGCATGAGTACTTAAAGATACGCCAAGGCGAGCTCGGTCGCTGGGTTGTTTTATTTAAAGAAACGCTAAGTGAACTAGAAAAAGAACAAAGAGAATCTAGTGAATTGATAAAAGAGTGGGAAAAGAGAATAGATCTATTTGAATCTATTTTTAAAAAGTCCCCTATTCTTTTAGGAAATCATCTTTAGTGGGCCTCTGTGCTTTGAAGGCATCTGTTACAAAGTGCTCCAGTACTGGCTCTCCAGCAACATCATCGAAAAGCCAATTTCTCACATAATATTGTCCGACTTTAAAAGCGGCCTTCTTAGCATTCTCTTGGGTATCAAACATGATGACGGACATTTCAACTTTTCTGACTTTATAGCGAAATACAAAATCCTGAATGCAGCCTTCTGAGTACTCAAGACAATTGGGTCTATTTAAATCATTTAAACGTACCTGTGAAATTTCGGAATCATACTTTACGGCAATGTCGTAGAGCTCTAGCGGCGTATAGGTGGGAGAATCTTCAGAACAACTGATACAGGTATTTAAAATAAAAAAGGCCATGATTAATTTTCTCATGGCCTTATTTTATCAAAGTCTTATTTTCTTTTGTAGCGTGGGCCTTTTTTAACCCTCTTAACCTTTTGATCGACAAATCTTAGGTCTTTTTTCTTTCTCATCTTTTTCTTAGGCGGTGCCTTAGGAGCCGTTGTTGTCTTTTTCTGTGGCTTCTTTTGGGGACCTTTATTTTCCTTCAGAGCACTTAATTTAAGAGCAGTTTGATTCCTAATCGATTCGTTAATTCTCTTAATCAGAGCAAAGTCTTTTGAAGTGATAAAGTTATAAACAAGCCCTTTTGCAGCGGCACGTCCAACACGACCAGCTCTGTGGATGTAGTAAACAGCTTCAAAAGGAAGGTCATAGTTAAGAACCCAGCAAAGCTTCTTAATATCAAGACCGCGAGCAACGATATCTGTTGCAATCAGTACTCCACCTGTTTTTCTAAATTCTTTAATACTATCTTCTCTTTCTTTAAGCGACATATCACCATGGATTAGAGAGAGATTCATTTTTGGAAGTTTACTAACAAGTGTTCCATGAAGGGCCTCGGCCTGCTCTTTTCTATTTAAGAAAATAATCCCACTACCCTTGGCTTCTTTTTGTAAGAACATTTCTGTCATGGCCACTTTTTCATTAAAGGCCAAATGAATATTGAACGTCTCATGACTTTGTTTTATTGAGTGAGCATCTGAGAGTTCAACATCGTAGAAGTCGACTTTTCTAAATGTCGCTTCAACAAATTCATCAAAGTTAGCAGGTCTTGTGGCACTGATTAGTCCAACGAGTGTGTCCGACCATTCAAAGTGAGAATAAATCTCATTAATATCTCTTGTAAAACCCATATCAAGTAATTGATCGGCCTCATCGAGGATGAGATACTTACAATCTTTTGCTGAAATTTCACCCTTAGCAAGGGCCTGTCTAATCTTTCCAGGACCACCAACGAGAATATCGACGAATTCATCTTTCATATTCGATGTTCTTTTGGACTTATCCATCCCAACCATTGTTCTGATTCGTAATTTAGCGTGATGAGAAATCTCTTTTAAAACGCCTTGAACCTGAAACGTTAGCTCTTTTGTTGGAAGTAAAATAATGGCACGAGGTGATGCCTTTTTTTGCTCTAAACCCTTCTCTGTAAGCTTGAGTCGCTCAACAACTGGCAAAGCATAAGAGAGAGTTTTCCCCGTTCCCGTTTGTGCGAGAACGCAAACAGATT from Halobacteriovorax sp. GB3 includes:
- a CDS encoding DEAD/DEAH box helicase, with translation MKSFSDLLKIEELKAYLKEYGFKTPTEVQQKVIPLIGENKSVCVLAQTGTGKTLSYALPVVERLKLTEKGLEQKKASPRAIILLPTKELTFQVQGVLKEISHHAKLRIRTMVGMDKSKRTSNMKDEFVDILVGGPGKIRQALAKGEISAKDCKYLILDEADQLLDMGFTRDINEIYSHFEWSDTLVGLISATRPANFDEFVEATFRKVDFYDVELSDAHSIKQSHETFNIHLAFNEKVAMTEMFLQKEAKGSGIIFLNRKEQAEALHGTLVSKLPKMNLSLIHGDMSLKEREDSIKEFRKTGGVLIATDIVARGLDIKKLCWVLNYDLPFEAVYYIHRAGRVGRAAAKGLVYNFITSKDFALIKRINESIRNQTALKLSALKENKGPQKKPQKKTTTAPKAPPKKKMRKKKDLRFVDQKVKRVKKGPRYKRK
- a CDS encoding TraR/DksA family transcriptional regulator, with product MTRENEYLSDEQIKSLKDKLLGDKERILNNISEKDTYHLDKNELSDPVDEASINVQTAHEIRFKNRENFYLKKINKTLTKVENGTYGLCEDCDAEIAYERLIARPTAELCISCKEESELNEKSNFFLKRSKSLGKTLSEIGKR
- a CDS encoding DUF2452 domain-containing protein, with protein sequence MAKRKEIKLNEIDLEALKRNASSIPGLIDYAHEKGGAVATPNNEDQIKSRARMAMMEQTQRKLDQIYEQMKPLIDQMNEIKKRRHISNIVYDAEIRFKPVIGTTYYLYEKKSEGAILSMVSPKEWGKSTPFKEFLGAVKLLADHTFELAE